A region of Kribbella sp. NBC_01245 DNA encodes the following proteins:
- a CDS encoding glycosyltransferase family 39 protein codes for MSTLTDPAAIPQGAAPPAKRTLALPYVAGRAGAAYVGLLVLTAFAYLWTLSRNGYGNEYYAAAVQAASTSWKAWFFGSFDASSFITVDKTPASLWVMGLSGRIFGFSSWSMLVPQALMGVATVALVYAAVRRWFNPNAALIAGIAMAVSPVAVLMFRFNNPDALLVLLLVAGAYAVMRAIDSAKRSVWWMTLAGVLVGLGFLTKMLQAFLVLPAFGLAYLIAGQPKLLTRIWHSLAAVGAMIAGGGWWIAIVELLPASARPYIGGSQNNSIIELTLGYNGLGRLTGNETGSVGGGTGTGGWGGATGLQRLFGGEFGSQIAWLLPAALIATIVLVAAAGRAPRTDKTRAFVILWGGWLLVTGLTFSYMQGIIHNYYMIALSPAIAALVGPASVILWRRRSEWLPRATLAGTVLLTAGWAFSLLAQASTWNPWLRYVVLAAGLIGASLVLLLPELEKKESRSKLVRRGALLTVALIAISALSGPTAYSVQTIGSAHAGAIPTAGPSTGMGRGGGMRIFREGPPPGATGTTGAPGTTARDGGGTGRTSGFLGGGGTSNVSSELVTFLQQGANGYTWAAAAVTSNAAAPLQLASGVPVMSLGGFNGTDPAPTLAQFQELVAQGKVHYFVGSAGGMGGGMGGGRGTSSEISTWVTENFTAQTVGGMTVYDLTK; via the coding sequence ATGAGCACCCTGACCGATCCAGCCGCCATCCCGCAGGGCGCGGCACCACCAGCGAAACGGACACTCGCTCTGCCGTACGTCGCGGGCCGCGCCGGAGCGGCGTACGTCGGACTGCTGGTCCTCACCGCTTTCGCCTATCTGTGGACACTTTCCCGCAACGGCTATGGCAACGAGTACTACGCGGCCGCCGTACAAGCCGCCTCGACCAGTTGGAAGGCCTGGTTCTTCGGGTCGTTCGACGCGTCCAGCTTCATCACGGTGGACAAGACGCCCGCATCCCTTTGGGTGATGGGTTTGTCCGGCCGGATCTTCGGGTTCAGCAGTTGGAGCATGTTGGTCCCGCAGGCGTTGATGGGGGTTGCGACCGTCGCCTTGGTGTACGCCGCGGTCCGCCGCTGGTTCAACCCGAACGCGGCACTGATCGCCGGAATCGCGATGGCCGTGTCACCGGTCGCCGTACTGATGTTCCGCTTCAACAATCCGGACGCGTTGCTGGTGCTCCTGCTGGTCGCCGGGGCGTACGCCGTGATGCGGGCGATCGACTCGGCCAAGCGCTCGGTCTGGTGGATGACGCTCGCGGGGGTGCTGGTCGGACTCGGCTTCCTCACGAAGATGCTGCAAGCCTTCCTGGTGCTACCCGCCTTCGGACTGGCGTACCTGATCGCGGGACAGCCCAAGCTGTTGACGCGGATCTGGCACAGCCTGGCGGCGGTCGGCGCGATGATCGCCGGCGGTGGTTGGTGGATCGCGATCGTGGAACTGCTCCCGGCCTCGGCTCGTCCGTACATCGGTGGTTCGCAGAACAACAGCATCATCGAATTGACCCTTGGCTACAACGGCCTCGGCCGGTTGACCGGTAACGAGACTGGCTCGGTCGGCGGCGGCACGGGTACCGGCGGTTGGGGTGGTGCGACCGGTCTGCAGCGGTTGTTCGGTGGCGAGTTCGGCAGCCAGATCGCGTGGTTGTTGCCTGCGGCCCTTATCGCCACGATCGTGCTGGTGGCCGCCGCTGGACGCGCGCCGCGCACCGACAAGACCCGGGCGTTCGTCATCCTCTGGGGTGGCTGGCTGCTCGTTACTGGTCTGACGTTCAGCTACATGCAGGGGATCATCCACAACTACTACATGATCGCGCTGTCCCCGGCGATCGCCGCGTTGGTCGGACCGGCTTCGGTCATCCTCTGGCGGCGTCGCTCCGAATGGTTGCCGCGAGCAACCTTGGCCGGAACGGTCTTGCTGACGGCGGGTTGGGCGTTCAGTCTGTTGGCTCAGGCGTCCACTTGGAACCCGTGGCTTCGGTACGTCGTACTCGCCGCCGGGCTGATCGGGGCGTCCCTCGTGCTGCTGCTTCCCGAACTGGAGAAGAAGGAGTCCCGGTCCAAGCTGGTACGACGTGGCGCCTTGCTGACTGTCGCGTTGATCGCGATCAGCGCGTTGTCCGGGCCGACGGCGTACTCCGTTCAGACGATCGGTTCCGCTCATGCCGGGGCGATTCCGACTGCCGGACCGTCGACCGGAATGGGTCGGGGCGGCGGCATGCGGATCTTCCGCGAAGGCCCGCCGCCTGGTGCTACCGGTACGACTGGCGCGCCTGGCACGACCGCGCGTGATGGTGGTGGCACCGGACGTACTAGTGGGTTCCTTGGTGGCGGCGGGACCAGCAACGTGTCGAGTGAGCTGGTCACGTTTTTGCAGCAAGGCGCCAACGGCTACACCTGGGCGGCCGCGGCCGTGACCTCCAATGCCGCGGCACCTCTCCAGCTCGCCTCCGGCGTACCGGTGATGTCGCTCGGCGGCTTCAACGGAACCGACCCGGCGCCGACGCTGGCGCAGTTCCAGGAACTGGTTGCCCAGGGCAAGGTGCACTACTTCGTCGGCTCGGCCGGCGGGATGGGCGGCGGCATGGGCGGCGGGCGCGGCACCTCGAGCGAGATCTCGACCTGGGTCACGGAGAACTTCACCGCCCAGACCGTCGGCGGCATGACCGTCTACGACCTGACCAAATGA
- a CDS encoding bifunctional glycosyltransferase family 2/GtrA family protein: protein MQIPAHPRVEIVVPVRNEETDLGPNIRRLRAFLDSSFPFPAVVCIADNGSTDGTWSIASDLTAELAGVRAVRIDQPGRGRALNEVWSASDADILAYMDVDLSTHLNALLPLIAPLAAGHSDVAIGTRLARGSRVVRQPKREVISRGYNLLLHGALGTHFSDAQCGFKAIRADVAKHLLPLVQDTSWFFDTELLVLAERAGLRIHEVPVDWIDDLDSRVAIAKTVSEDLRGIARVGTDLARSRIPLESLRETFGRADLVDPAAAKAGLLGRLVRFGFVGVLSTIAYALLYLVLRGVVPAQTANVLALLVTAIGNTALNRRLTFGVSGRSGRLKHQLRGLVAFGIGWSLTASSLWLLHAVVPVPERWLEIGILTLANLVATVVRFSLFQAWVFSSGPAIPVTDKPVLVETRSTL, encoded by the coding sequence ATGCAGATTCCAGCTCATCCCCGGGTCGAGATCGTCGTACCCGTTCGCAATGAGGAGACTGATCTCGGCCCGAATATCCGGCGGCTGCGAGCCTTTCTGGACAGCTCGTTCCCGTTCCCGGCCGTGGTCTGTATCGCCGATAACGGCAGCACCGATGGCACCTGGTCGATCGCCTCGGACTTGACGGCCGAACTGGCCGGCGTTCGCGCGGTCCGGATCGACCAGCCCGGTCGGGGCCGCGCCTTGAACGAGGTCTGGTCCGCCAGTGACGCGGACATCCTCGCCTATATGGACGTCGACCTGTCGACGCATCTCAACGCGCTGCTGCCGTTGATCGCACCCCTTGCCGCCGGCCACAGTGATGTTGCCATCGGCACCCGTCTGGCCCGTGGTTCGCGCGTCGTACGACAGCCGAAGCGCGAGGTCATCTCTCGTGGCTACAACCTCTTGTTACATGGAGCATTGGGCACGCACTTCTCGGATGCGCAGTGCGGGTTCAAGGCGATCCGGGCCGATGTCGCCAAGCATCTGTTGCCGTTGGTCCAGGACACCAGTTGGTTCTTCGACACCGAGCTGCTGGTGCTGGCGGAACGAGCCGGTCTGCGCATCCACGAGGTCCCGGTCGACTGGATCGACGATCTCGACTCGCGGGTGGCGATCGCCAAGACCGTCTCCGAGGACCTGCGCGGTATCGCCCGGGTCGGCACCGACTTGGCCCGCAGTCGGATCCCGCTGGAGTCATTGCGGGAAACCTTCGGCCGGGCCGATCTGGTCGACCCGGCCGCAGCGAAGGCCGGTCTGCTCGGGCGGTTGGTGCGGTTCGGCTTTGTCGGTGTGCTCAGCACGATCGCGTACGCCCTGCTGTATCTGGTGTTGCGCGGAGTCGTGCCGGCGCAGACCGCGAACGTGCTGGCCTTGCTGGTCACGGCGATCGGCAACACCGCACTCAACCGGCGCCTCACGTTCGGCGTCAGCGGCAGATCCGGCCGGCTCAAGCACCAGCTGCGCGGATTGGTTGCCTTCGGCATCGGTTGGAGTCTGACCGCGTCCTCGTTGTGGTTGCTCCATGCCGTTGTGCCCGTGCCCGAACGCTGGCTGGAGATCGGCATCCTCACGCTGGCGAACCTGGTCGCGACGGTGGTCCGGTTCAGCCTCTTCCAGGCCTGGGTGTTCTCGTCCGGGCCGGCCATTCCTGTTACAGACAAACCTGTTCTCGTCGAAACCCGGAGTACGTTATGA